GGAATGCGAATGGTCTTTATTTTGCACGTAAGCAAACTTGAATGCTTGCACGGCATTTAGATTGCAagaatatttgtaaaattgtggaTGGCTAATCTGCTGAATTTTACTTAGCTGGAGGTAAACATTCACTTTGCTCTTGTCCCTAGTGTGAATGTAGTGCTAATTTTCACTGTAATCACGGTCGAACCATTTGACCCATCTACTAAATGTAAAAGAAACGAGTCCAGAGCTATTTTACACTTTGCACTATTCACAATTGAGAAAAAAATTGCTTTCCATAAACTGTTCCAAAAATGCCATTACAAACCCAGCTACAATTTTATAAATATTCTTGCCATCATCATTTCAATCACACCTAAGATTCATCAGACTAAAAAGACCCCTTACACACAcaccctggcccctggccgcatcACAAAGTGACGTTTTGGGTATGGCATTCGTTGCACTTTTACAACTTTTGATTATTAATCATTTAATTATTCCTTTTGGCCAAAGTTACTTGTGATATGCAAGGAGTAGCACAATTTCAACTGAAACTGAATGTTCCAATCCAAATTTGTCAAAATAACCAAATATTACCTGTAccttaaaacaagaacattgacaAGAGCAACCACACCAGGCACAGACATGAACAGAACAATCCCTTTTGACATTTGTATTCCTTGAATAGCATTCCACTGGATATACAATTCTTTAAGGAATGGATACACAGTTTTGAACAAAACAATTTCCCCATTCACCGTTCAAGGTTTAAAATCCAAATCTACCAACTAATTAGTTGACTCTACTGTGTTGATTTTTTGGGGAATACATCAGCACAATCATTTTCCTATGATTACAGATAAAATGGATATGCAGGCTAAACATCAGCTCATGTGTCATACAAAATGGTGAGTTGGGTACTCGTGCTCGTCGCCGTTGTAATCGTAGTACAGCCTCTCCCCCTTGGAGATGTCCCTGTCGGCCACCAGGAGACAATGGCACTCGCCGTCGATGGAGAACCGCACACACTTGAGGTTCTGCTTCTTCCTGCCTTCCCTGCAATGATCATCATTACGGAAATTTTTCAGGCATGGTTCTGATCAAAATGCATAAAATGCACGGTGATCGGAGGAAGAGGATGCTTACGGCGTGTGGTTGTTGATCCCGTTGATGAACCGCGCGATGTTGCTCCGCTTGTCTGGGCAGATGACGAGGCTCTTGGACGGCGGCGCGGCGGAGAGCAGGGTCATGATGCTGTCGCCGTCGTCGTGCTCGCGGTTTCGAAGGTAGTCCACGTCACCGACGTACTCGGTGATGATGGTCAGGTCCTTGATGTGCCTGTCTGCCTCCACCGTGAATCTGTCCAAGAAATTGCACACAATCATCATCAGTGCCCAAAGGATTCTGAAGAACAAGTTCAGAAATGAGGAGTGAGTTGTGTCGATAACACTAACCCTTCCACCGGATCGAAGACGACGAGGAGAGGTGGCCATTCCCCTTGCTCCATCATCCTCTTGCACTGGCTCAATGTCTCGGCATCCTCCCTCGGCAGCACCTGACATGAGATGGCATCCAAGATTCAGCAACGCAGAAATGGGGCAGTCGAGATCGGGTGGTGGAATTGGAGGCCGCGTCTGACCTGCATCCCTCCGGCCTCGAGGGCGGATCGGTTGGCGGAGCGGGGCGCCATGCCGGGCACGTAGGTGAGGTCGTTGCTGAAGACGGCGCCGGTGGCCGTGAGCGCGGTGGCGAGCGAGGCCATCTGCGTGAGGCGACGGACGGGGTCCTCGCTGGGGGTGAAGGGCAGcagcttcctcctcttcttcttggaCACCACCAGCGCGCCGGCGGCCTTCCGCTTCCTCCTCTTCCCCTCCGGCGGCTCGATCGCCGGGCGCCGCTGGATCTTGAAGAAATCGACGATCTTGGTCTGGATCAGCGGGAACTCTGCGGACGGAACACGAGATCCGAATCAGCGAACGAGCAGATCCAATCCAGAAATGGTCAACGGGAGAGGATTATCTTTTCTAATCCACTTACGCTTGGGCATCTTGGTctggacggcggcggcggattTGGCCGGACgggcggtggcggcggaggagcAGGAGGGGCAGAACCAGTCGCCGGCGGGCACGCGGGGGAGGATGGGGCGGAGGCAGAAGATGTGGAGGCCGCGGTCGCAGCCGTCGCAGAGCAGCAGCTCGTCCGCGTGGCGGCCGGACCCGCACGCCTCGCACCGGACGCCGCCGTCCTCGTCGCCGTCGTTGGCCCTGGGCCGCCCCGCGCGGGTCCGGTGGCGCTGCTGCGTGGCGGGGGCCATCTGCGGCGCGCGTCGGATGGGAGCCGGAGCGCGGGGAGAGacggaaggggggggggggggggggggaggagaggGCGGCTCCGATGGGTGGCCGTCACGTCTGTGGATGGGGGAGAAGTAGTCGGGGGAACGGCGGGAGAAAGGGGCGGGTTTTGGCGCCAACGGGGCTCCTCGGCTTCGGCTTCGCGGGAAGCCGCGTTTCGCCACGCGGGTTCGGGTTTTGGCGCGAATCGGCGGGCCTGGCTGGGGAGTGGCTGGGTCTTTATGGGCCGTCAGGGCCTGGGAGCTGTTACCGACCAACTCTACTCGTTCTCGTAAAAGCATATATTCACGAGAGCAACTAGTTAGGCCAAGTATAATGGTGCCATTTATTTCTCATTCGCTTGTAAACGATATGTCCATTATGTGAGGAATAAAGTCTGTTGTTTTAAAAAAAAGGTATAATGATGCTGTTTTAAGAGAGCCACGTAAAATAAATAATGAGATAAAAGGGAGAAAAATTATAAAGAAAGGTTGTCGTCTCTTATATAAGAGAAGACAAGAAATGATCTTTTTAGATCCGTACGTCTCACAATATTTTTAAGAATAATTAGATATTGAGGATAAAACTAAGAAATGATTTATTGTAAGAaaaaaaaattatgaacattaAATTACATGCAAAACTTAAGGTAAGACTATCTTATCGACCATTGTACATGTCTTTAGCGAGCGCTTCGTCGGAAGCCTCCCAGCGAGCAATCCCACGCACCGTCATTTGACGTGTTCTCAGCCGCCGTCACGTGTCGCGTTCTGAACGCTTCCTTTGAATTTTACTTTTTTTCCCGCAAGCATTTTTTTGCCTTTTAGATTGATTTTTTTATGTTTTGGTTTTTCATCGGTCTTTCTTAGTTTCTTGATAAAAAAAATTCCTTCAAAATATTCTTTTTACacgaaaaaacatgttttctggTTTTTTATAGTCATGGTTTTtttcttccgcgagaggcacagtTTTGCCTCCGCGTGAGGCCCTCTCAAAAAACGAAAcaaacatgttttctgttttttttgctagaagcacgATTTtgacttcgcgagaggcacgatttggCCTTCGTAAGAGACAAGACCGTGCCTCTGGGAAAGGGGGAAAGCAATTTTTTCCCATGATAAGCATGATTttactttcgcgagaggcacggtttgccTTCGTGAGGGGCACACCCGTGCCTCTAATAAACAAAAATATGCATATTTTCCCGTGATAGACACATttttgccttcgtgagaggcacggttgtgcctctcataaaggaaaaaaaCACGAAAAACATGTTTTCTGTGTTTTCTATCATAAGAGGCATGGTTTTTTTTGTCTTTTCTTCGTGAAAAAAGTTTGTTAAAACCTATCAATACGGGatgtagttttgaagatctcaacgCGAGAAACCTAACGGTGAGAACGATTCGAGATTTGGACGCACgatttaggagataaaacgttttaaaTATAAGGATCTACGAAAAAATAAAACTCTCAAGTTGCGACAAATGCTACGCATGCAATGCGCCACTTACCACAATTGGGAAGGTGTGAGTGATATTTGAAAGTGTACTCCTTAATTAATGATTTCATATATTGGCTTCTCGTAAAAACATATATTTGATCTTCATAGTTTTTTCCctgttaaaaataaaaaataaggaaCTGCTAAATCTCAGTCGATTGAGATTTAGCGAGGTCTTAGTCAACTTGTTGTCCACTAGCGCCGAATAGGCGCGGCGCACGCCGCGCCCGTGGAAGGTTGTGTGTTCCGTGCCCGTGTTGGCTTTGTTAATTGGAAACATGGAGAGTTTGATTGATGCGACTTATATGTTTTGGTGCGGTGCATGTGCCGGATTTTTTATTTTATGTCAAAGGTTAAATATGTGTTTGTGAAGAT
This genomic stretch from Hordeum vulgare subsp. vulgare chromosome 6H, MorexV3_pseudomolecules_assembly, whole genome shotgun sequence harbors:
- the LOC123404956 gene encoding histone-lysine N-methyltransferase ATXR6-like, with the protein product MAPATQQRHRTRAGRPRANDGDEDGGVRCEACGSGRHADELLLCDGCDRGLHIFCLRPILPRVPAGDWFCPSCSSAATARPAKSAAAVQTKMPKQFPLIQTKIVDFFKIQRRPAIEPPEGKRRKRKAAGALVVSKKKRRKLLPFTPSEDPVRRLTQMASLATALTATGAVFSNDLTYVPGMAPRSANRSALEAGGMQVLPREDAETLSQCKRMMEQGEWPPLLVVFDPVEGFTVEADRHIKDLTIITEYVGDVDYLRNREHDDGDSIMTLLSAAPPSKSLVICPDKRSNIARFINGINNHTPEGRKKQNLKCVRFSIDGECHCLLVADRDISKGERLYYDYNGDEHEYPTHHFV